Proteins from one Rhodoflexus caldus genomic window:
- a CDS encoding co-chaperone GroES, giving the protein MTTAEVNLDKIIVVGDRVLIKPKSPADRTESGLYLPPSVQENERVQSGYVMKVGPGIPIPLPTDEDEPWKEPGEKVKYIPLQAKEGDLAIFLQKSAYEVMYGGQRYFIVPQHAILLLERDPDLFG; this is encoded by the coding sequence ATGACAACGGCGGAAGTAAACTTAGATAAAATCATTGTAGTAGGCGACCGTGTGCTGATTAAACCCAAATCGCCTGCCGACCGTACTGAAAGCGGCCTTTACCTGCCGCCAAGCGTACAGGAGAACGAACGCGTGCAAAGCGGTTATGTTATGAAAGTAGGCCCCGGCATCCCTATTCCGCTGCCTACCGATGAAGACGAACCATGGAAAGAACCCGGGGAAAAAGTTAAATACATTCCGTTGCAAGCCAAAGAAGGCGACTTGGCCATCTTTTTGCAAAAATCGGCTTATGAGGTTATGTATGGCGGGCAGCGCTATTTCATCGTACCGCAACACGCCATCCTTTTGCTGGAACGCGACCCCGACTTGTTCGGTTGA
- the apaG gene encoding Co2+/Mg2+ efflux protein ApaG produces MITEVTQGVKVSVRTEYKSEYSRPMQNHHVFTYHITIENNSDYTVQLMRRHWEIYDGNGTVAEVDGDGVIGEQPVLAPGEVHEYASGCHLKSGIGKMLGYYTMERIMDGQEFPVAIPEFSLIAPYLCN; encoded by the coding sequence ATGATAACGGAAGTTACCCAAGGCGTTAAAGTATCTGTCAGAACGGAGTATAAGAGTGAGTATTCACGCCCGATGCAAAATCATCACGTATTCACGTATCATATCACGATTGAGAACAACAGTGATTACACCGTGCAACTGATGCGTCGCCATTGGGAAATTTATGACGGAAACGGTACGGTAGCAGAGGTAGATGGCGATGGCGTAATTGGTGAGCAGCCTGTTTTGGCACCCGGTGAAGTGCATGAATATGCTTCCGGTTGTCATCTGAAAAGCGGCATCGGCAAAATGCTGGGCTACTATACCATGGAACGCATCATGGATGGGCAGGAGTTTCCGGTAGCTATCCCTGAGTTTTCGCTGATAGCACCTTATTTGTGCAACTAA
- the lpxD gene encoding UDP-3-O-(3-hydroxymyristoyl)glucosamine N-acyltransferase — MEFTVQQVAGLLNGEIEGDSRRIIKGLAKIQEATATDIVFLANMLYEPYAYTTEAAAIIVNKDFVPKKEISATLIRVDDAYVAFSQLLSEYQKLMQAAGVKIGIEQPSYIAPSAQIGSDVYVGAFAYIGHGVKIGRNVKIYPQVHIGDNTVIGDNTTIYAGVKIYHNCTIGNNCTIHSGAVIGSDGFGFAPQADGTYVAVPQVGSVVIEDNVDIGANTVIDRATMGETIIHSGVKLDNLIQVAHNVKIGKNTVIAALTGISGSTEIGESCMIAGQVGFAGHIKVANRTNIGAQAGIIKSIKEENQVLVGSPVIDVKDYMRSFAVFKKLPEMVKRLDAIEKTIANKSQE, encoded by the coding sequence ATGGAATTCACGGTACAACAAGTAGCCGGATTATTGAACGGAGAGATAGAAGGCGATAGCCGGCGCATCATCAAAGGATTAGCCAAAATACAGGAAGCCACCGCAACCGACATTGTATTTTTAGCTAACATGCTCTATGAGCCTTATGCCTACACTACCGAAGCCGCTGCCATCATAGTCAATAAAGATTTTGTCCCTAAAAAGGAAATCAGTGCTACACTTATTCGCGTAGATGATGCCTATGTGGCATTCAGCCAACTTTTGAGCGAATATCAAAAACTGATGCAGGCCGCAGGCGTGAAGATAGGTATTGAACAACCCAGCTACATTGCCCCTTCCGCACAAATAGGCAGCGATGTGTACGTAGGTGCATTTGCCTACATCGGGCATGGTGTAAAAATCGGCAGGAATGTGAAAATCTACCCGCAGGTGCATATTGGAGACAACACCGTTATAGGCGATAATACCACCATTTACGCAGGGGTGAAAATTTATCACAACTGCACCATCGGCAACAACTGCACCATCCACTCGGGCGCAGTTATCGGCAGCGACGGTTTCGGTTTTGCTCCACAGGCCGACGGCACCTATGTAGCCGTTCCGCAAGTAGGCAGCGTTGTGATTGAAGACAATGTGGATATTGGCGCAAATACAGTGATAGACCGCGCCACAATGGGCGAAACCATCATCCACAGCGGTGTGAAACTCGACAACCTGATTCAGGTGGCACACAACGTAAAAATCGGCAAAAATACAGTCATTGCTGCACTCACAGGCATTTCCGGTTCTACCGAAATCGGCGAAAGCTGTATGATAGCAGGTCAGGTCGGCTTTGCAGGCCATATTAAGGTTGCTAACCGCACGAACATAGGCGCGCAAGCCGGCATCATCAAAAGCATCAAAGAAGAAAATCAGGTATTGGTAGGCTCGCCGGTGATAGACGTAAAAGACTACATGCGTTCTTTTGCCGTATTCAAAAAGCTGCCTGAAATGGTTAAGCGATTAGATGCGATAGAAAAAACAATTGCCAATAAGTCTCAGGAATAA
- the menD gene encoding 2-succinyl-5-enolpyruvyl-6-hydroxy-3-cyclohexene-1-carboxylic-acid synthase, with product MRYSHYPIINIAAVCARLGVTRAVISPGSRNAPLTIAFARHPDIQCYSVSDERAAAFIALGMAQQSGAPVALICTSGSAGLNYAPAVAEAFFSRAPLLLLTADRPPEWIDQADGQTIRQRDMYGKHCKAAYEIPADYSHPDSVWAIYRTMSEAIHTATAFPPGAVHVNMPFREPFYPKPEHEIAFDEDVKIFSEERGSMQLSEASWCSIVEKLSKTEKILLVAGQNRMEKPLIEALNRLPFPLFGDIFSNIHTATNAVFRYEAGLQLTENNLAEWQPPDLLITFGQSVLSKALKNRLRKFPPQEHWHIQESGSVPDVFQSLTRIIRTSPLLFFQTLAEKSAFVQKATAWQPFPPVDMHKGDRQFEELWQTAALNEPAVVYRLMQVLPQGTTLHLANSMAVRYAQAVGLQRWQAVEVFCNRGTSGIDGCVSTAVGHALASPDKLHVLLVGDIAFMYDRNALWHNYALPNLRIVVLNNGGGGIFRMIDGPRGLAETDEYFVTRQALSARSAAEDAGFTYLYVNNKERFAELLPQLSADSAVLMEVVTQQTDNEQAWQFIQPRNWQV from the coding sequence ATGCGATATTCTCATTACCCCATTATTAATATTGCCGCCGTTTGTGCCCGTTTGGGTGTAACCCGTGCAGTTATTTCACCGGGTTCGCGCAATGCGCCGCTGACCATTGCTTTTGCCCGCCACCCTGATATACAATGTTACAGCGTTAGCGATGAGCGTGCTGCCGCCTTCATTGCTTTGGGTATGGCACAACAGTCGGGTGCACCTGTGGCTTTGATTTGCACTTCGGGCTCGGCAGGGTTGAATTATGCGCCTGCTGTGGCTGAGGCCTTTTTCAGCAGGGCGCCGCTGCTGTTGCTGACCGCCGACCGCCCGCCCGAATGGATAGACCAAGCAGACGGGCAGACCATCCGCCAGCGCGATATGTACGGCAAACACTGCAAGGCAGCTTACGAAATCCCCGCAGACTATTCGCACCCCGATTCGGTGTGGGCTATCTATCGCACAATGAGCGAGGCTATACATACCGCCACTGCTTTTCCGCCCGGTGCAGTGCATGTAAATATGCCCTTTCGCGAGCCTTTTTACCCCAAACCCGAGCATGAAATTGCTTTTGATGAAGACGTAAAAATTTTTTCGGAAGAACGCGGCTCTATGCAATTATCGGAGGCTTCATGGTGTTCAATTGTTGAAAAATTGTCAAAAACAGAAAAAATATTACTTGTAGCAGGGCAAAATCGCATGGAAAAACCGCTGATAGAAGCGCTCAATCGCCTGCCTTTTCCGCTGTTTGGGGATATTTTTTCTAATATTCACACCGCAACCAATGCCGTTTTTCGCTATGAGGCAGGTTTGCAACTGACCGAAAATAATTTGGCCGAATGGCAACCCCCTGATTTGTTGATTACTTTCGGACAATCCGTTTTATCCAAAGCTCTGAAAAACCGACTGCGCAAATTTCCGCCGCAAGAGCATTGGCACATTCAGGAGTCAGGCAGCGTTCCCGATGTGTTCCAGTCTTTAACGCGGATTATCAGAACATCTCCGTTATTGTTTTTCCAAACACTTGCCGAAAAATCTGCCTTTGTACAAAAAGCAACGGCATGGCAACCCTTCCCGCCTGTGGATATGCACAAAGGCGACCGCCAATTTGAGGAACTGTGGCAAACGGCCGCATTGAATGAGCCCGCCGTTGTGTATCGGTTAATGCAGGTTTTGCCGCAGGGCACAACGTTGCACCTTGCCAACTCCATGGCTGTACGCTATGCACAAGCCGTAGGTTTGCAACGTTGGCAGGCAGTAGAAGTTTTCTGCAATCGCGGAACAAGCGGCATAGACGGTTGTGTAAGCACCGCCGTGGGACATGCGCTGGCCTCACCCGATAAACTGCACGTGCTGCTGGTTGGCGATATTGCCTTCATGTACGACCGCAATGCGCTATGGCACAACTACGCGCTGCCCAACTTGCGCATCGTCGTGTTGAACAACGGCGGCGGCGGTATTTTCCGCATGATAGACGGGCCACGCGGGCTCGCCGAAACCGACGAATATTTCGTAACGCGGCAGGCGCTTTCCGCACGTTCCGCAGCCGAAGACGCGGGTTTTACGTATCTTTACGTAAATAATAAAGAGCGTTTTGCCGAATTGCTGCCTCAGTTGTCGGCAGACAGCGCTGTGCTAATGGAAGTTGTAACACAACAGACCGATAACGAACAGGCGTGGCAATTCATACAGCCGCGCAACTGGCAGGTATAG
- a CDS encoding PspA/IM30 family protein: MNELLARIIRVIKALVGKKVEQAEDPILLAEQNIRDLKGDLSESLKSLAEVKAIYIRAKHESDAQKRVANEYERKAILLLEKARDGLITEAEADRLATQALMKKDEIMRRVQAGEKGLQTYEQMVKQLEKQTMQLKMQIDQWEGEVKTLKARAQVSQATRSLQERLSRTDTQGTLALLDNLKEKVTEQEAMADAYHQLSNSQTSLDAEIDRILGLDSKGSVHNDLQRLKSQVQATPERPLNPQAEPDANAPFANELAELKARLKDDKDGQ, from the coding sequence ATGAATGAACTGTTAGCCCGCATCATCCGCGTGATAAAAGCCCTTGTAGGGAAAAAAGTTGAACAGGCAGAAGACCCCATCCTGCTCGCAGAGCAAAATATACGCGACCTGAAAGGCGACCTGAGCGAAAGCCTGAAAAGCCTTGCAGAAGTAAAAGCTATTTACATCCGCGCCAAACATGAAAGCGATGCCCAAAAGCGCGTTGCCAACGAATATGAGCGCAAAGCCATTCTTTTGCTGGAAAAAGCCCGCGACGGCCTGATAACAGAAGCCGAAGCCGACCGGTTGGCAACCCAAGCGCTGATGAAGAAAGACGAAATCATGCGTCGGGTGCAGGCAGGCGAAAAAGGGCTGCAAACCTACGAGCAAATGGTTAAGCAATTGGAGAAGCAGACCATGCAGCTCAAAATGCAGATAGACCAGTGGGAAGGTGAAGTAAAAACACTCAAAGCACGGGCACAGGTAAGTCAGGCAACACGCTCGCTGCAAGAGCGCCTCTCCCGCACCGACACACAAGGTACGCTTGCCTTGTTAGACAACCTCAAAGAAAAAGTAACCGAGCAGGAAGCCATGGCAGATGCCTACCATCAGTTGTCCAACAGCCAAACCTCCCTGGATGCCGAAATTGACCGCATTTTGGGCTTAGACAGCAAAGGCTCTGTACATAACGACCTCCAAAGGCTCAAATCGCAGGTACAGGCTACGCCCGAGCGCCCGCTCAACCCACAGGCCGAACCGGATGCAAATGCACCCTTCGCCAACGAACTGGCAGAACTGAAAGCCCGCCTCAAAGACGATAAAGACGGTCAATGA
- a CDS encoding HD domain-containing protein produces MTAQLRRKTIINDPVHGFITIPNRLVFDLINHPWFQRLRRIKQLGLTEQVYPGAIHTRFHHALGAMHLMTLALDNLRAKGHYIWDAEYEAALAAILLHDIGHGPFSHALETALLEKVHHEDISLLMIERLNEQMDGALSLALQIFKGSYPRKFFHQLVSSQLDMDRLDYLQRDSFFTGVQEGAINPERIIKMLDVADDKLVVAEKGIYSIENFLVARRLMYWQVYLHKTTVSTEQMLIQAIRRARKLFAEGKPVFASPALRLFFETSVSWEVFISHEKYAEAFALLDDHDIWACIKMWQYESDAVLSRLSNMLLNRKLYKVRMGDEKIPEAEIKAERKKWAQELGISLADAEYFVTYGRLTNAAYQPKDEGILIATRRGELKDVAEASDLPNIKALSKIVKKYFLCHPK; encoded by the coding sequence ATGACAGCACAACTACGCCGCAAAACCATCATCAACGACCCTGTACACGGGTTTATTACCATCCCCAACAGGTTGGTATTTGACTTAATCAACCATCCGTGGTTTCAGCGCCTGCGCCGTATCAAACAATTAGGGCTGACCGAACAGGTCTATCCCGGCGCCATTCATACCCGCTTCCATCATGCACTGGGCGCTATGCACCTGATGACACTTGCCTTAGACAACCTCCGCGCCAAAGGGCACTACATCTGGGATGCAGAATACGAAGCCGCACTGGCAGCTATCCTGCTGCACGACATCGGGCATGGGCCGTTTTCGCACGCATTAGAAACCGCCTTGCTGGAAAAAGTACACCACGAAGACATCTCCCTGCTCATGATTGAGCGCCTCAATGAACAGATGGACGGTGCACTTTCGCTGGCGCTCCAAATATTTAAAGGTTCTTATCCGCGCAAGTTCTTCCATCAACTGGTTTCCAGCCAGTTAGATATGGACAGACTGGACTACTTGCAACGCGACAGTTTCTTTACGGGCGTGCAGGAAGGCGCTATCAATCCCGAACGCATCATCAAAATGCTTGATGTGGCAGACGACAAGCTCGTAGTGGCGGAAAAAGGCATTTACAGCATCGAGAACTTTCTGGTAGCGCGTCGGCTGATGTATTGGCAGGTGTATTTGCACAAAACCACTGTCAGCACCGAGCAAATGCTCATCCAAGCCATCCGCCGTGCCCGAAAATTGTTTGCAGAAGGCAAGCCCGTATTTGCGAGCCCTGCGCTGCGGCTGTTTTTTGAAACAAGCGTCAGTTGGGAAGTATTCATAAGCCATGAAAAATATGCAGAAGCCTTTGCCCTACTGGACGACCACGACATCTGGGCTTGTATTAAAATGTGGCAGTATGAATCCGATGCCGTGCTTTCGCGCCTGAGCAACATGCTGCTCAACCGCAAACTGTACAAAGTGCGCATGGGCGATGAGAAAATCCCCGAAGCAGAAATTAAAGCCGAGCGCAAAAAATGGGCACAGGAATTGGGCATCAGCCTTGCCGATGCGGAATACTTTGTTACCTACGGCAGACTGACCAATGCAGCTTACCAACCCAAAGACGAGGGGATTCTGATTGCCACAAGGCGCGGCGAACTGAAAGACGTTGCCGAAGCCTCCGATTTACCCAACATTAAGGCTCTCTCGAAAATTGTTAAGAAGTACTTTTTATGCCATCCTAAATAA
- a CDS encoding translocation/assembly module TamB domain-containing protein — MEVNKDILPESAVPETPRESLLRRVLRGTVSAFFTLVSLVLLLLLGLQFPTVQTWLGGHATRYLSDMTGFEMRINRLAIRWLDNVVLRGVLVKDRAGAVMIAASELGVDYDLMALIEGKDIVLNRARLDSVAFHLISDGKDGELNINELIDAFSSGKPDTTPSTAKFIIERAVLNNCTFGYNRPQKDAGIGKDEFDYYHFVLDKINGEVRDFVSVQDSILLQIKDLSAHELALDWPIHRFNTSFLYCDKGIFFDDLDMRIGKSYLRRRISLTYDTPDAMDDFNNRVRINAELDSTTLHTDDIAHFAPSLKSWDISANISGSIDGHVSRLNVRNMRLYFGQNTNINGNLSFDGLPETDQTLMQFQFRQSRLDMNDVKPFLSEENFATVQKFGDVRFNGQFVGYVNDFVARGQFETALGIIKPDINLKLDQKSYSGQIITEGFHLGQVAEVSLLGLIDADVSIKGKGFSIDEMETDIAGRIGRLGLRGYNYKNIQTDVFLKKGIAEGYLKVNDPNFTFDGSGEVNLKDSVIRLKASLEKADLEKLNFTDKPSVTRAGIDCNFKGLTLDNLTGDIRLDSFYFAYDKKDILFDTLNFHSERNGAMRTFYIRSDLIDLESEGNFRPSTTIDDLSKLIDEYMLYIGNDREVIEKYYSEKLAKKLKARKPIVETPYAVDYLIRVKNLSPFIQIFVPDFYIARNTELKGQFRSGETKDFDVLLSTDTLRYGSYFLKKIAAAYQTVKVADANQINAKLNIQAAYLNQTAERGQTDTLLQNLWTDAEWLRDKIAYTLSAKAAHSDDHGAISGDFRFLPEKRYMAAFHPSFAILSNRKWENTDTATVTIQGREIAVKDFYFSDGQRFISVKGGISEDPETTLEVEIRRIGIELLSNFVGKKIEGEADGKVFLKDLYHQIQANGFVFAHNVKMEGFLLGEIRNFVKWNQEAQSLAMESRILRDSREVLLLNGTYKQSDNELDLNIDLKQTEINVLESFLSEIASQFGGRAEGKLRVYGQADAPQISGEVFVTGGRFKVNYLNTTYFFDDRILFDDDRIAVKRLRLRDDEQNVAFVDGGVYHYGFTNFIIDVTSDFRRFKVLDTQQTEDALYYGTAIGTGRMEIFGPPENLKITVNATSERGTRIFMPLDGYASAEEKNFIRFVSLKPDTATQDTVVAELQTQRALDLSKLVITLNLDITPDAYMEIILDRKAGDIIRGNARGKLKMDLDTKGDFTMFGDVEIVKGSYTFTFQNLFNKSFDINQGSSIAWNGDPFKGKMNITASYDQKVALAPILSGAQLDSATLNRPELKRRYPVRVDLFLTGELLKPLIKYDVVFFDYPRTIVAGGVPISLETYIAAFKARLAGDEQELQKQVFSLLMLRKLLPENAFEGIGQSAGNSLSELITNQLSAWMSQVDDNLEVDIDLNGFDANALNTMQLRLSYSFLNGRMRITRDGSFTNVQNQANISSIAGDWTVEYLLTQDGRVRMKMYRRNISNTFNAALLGANATTGASMMYTRSFNHVSELFGKKRRKSKQKDKSVIPYRDSRIYIPTDEEEIQ; from the coding sequence ATGGAGGTCAATAAAGACATATTGCCCGAGTCGGCAGTACCCGAAACACCGAGAGAAAGCCTGTTGCGCCGTGTATTGAGAGGCACGGTAAGTGCTTTTTTTACATTGGTCAGTTTGGTATTGCTGCTTTTGCTGGGTTTGCAGTTCCCCACTGTGCAAACATGGCTGGGTGGCCATGCTACGCGCTACCTGAGCGATATGACAGGTTTTGAAATGCGCATCAATCGCTTGGCTATCCGTTGGTTAGACAATGTGGTACTGCGCGGCGTGCTTGTGAAAGACCGTGCCGGTGCTGTAATGATTGCAGCCTCCGAGTTAGGAGTGGACTACGACTTAATGGCACTGATAGAAGGCAAAGACATTGTATTGAACCGCGCCCGATTAGACAGCGTAGCCTTCCATCTGATTTCGGACGGCAAAGACGGCGAACTGAATATCAACGAATTGATTGATGCTTTCAGCAGCGGCAAGCCCGATACAACGCCTTCTACGGCCAAGTTTATTATTGAAAGAGCTGTTTTGAACAACTGCACTTTTGGCTATAACCGCCCGCAAAAAGATGCCGGCATAGGCAAAGACGAGTTTGATTATTACCACTTTGTCTTAGACAAAATCAACGGCGAAGTGCGCGATTTTGTCAGCGTGCAAGACTCTATTCTGTTGCAAATCAAAGACTTATCGGCTCATGAATTGGCTTTGGACTGGCCTATTCACCGCTTCAATACCTCTTTTCTCTATTGCGACAAGGGTATTTTCTTTGATGACTTGGATATGCGCATCGGGAAAAGTTATTTGCGCCGCCGTATATCGCTTACCTACGACACCCCCGATGCAATGGACGACTTTAACAATCGGGTGCGAATCAATGCCGAGCTGGACTCTACTACATTGCATACGGACGATATCGCACATTTTGCCCCTTCACTGAAAAGTTGGGACATCAGCGCCAATATCAGCGGCAGCATTGACGGACATGTCAGCCGCCTGAACGTGCGCAATATGCGCCTGTATTTCGGACAGAACACCAATATCAACGGCAACCTTTCTTTTGACGGACTGCCCGAAACCGACCAAACCCTGATGCAGTTTCAGTTCCGGCAATCGCGGCTGGATATGAACGACGTAAAGCCGTTTCTGTCGGAAGAAAACTTTGCTACGGTGCAAAAATTCGGGGATGTGCGCTTCAACGGGCAATTTGTTGGCTATGTAAACGATTTTGTGGCACGCGGTCAGTTTGAAACTGCCTTGGGTATTATTAAACCCGATATTAACCTGAAATTAGACCAAAAGTCATATAGCGGGCAGATTATCACGGAAGGCTTCCATTTGGGGCAGGTGGCGGAGGTTTCTCTGCTGGGGCTGATAGATGCGGATGTGAGCATCAAAGGGAAAGGTTTTTCCATTGACGAAATGGAAACCGACATTGCAGGACGAATCGGTCGGCTGGGGCTTCGCGGTTACAACTACAAAAACATTCAAACCGATGTTTTCCTCAAAAAAGGCATTGCCGAAGGTTATCTGAAAGTAAATGACCCCAACTTTACTTTTGACGGCTCGGGAGAGGTGAATCTGAAAGACAGTGTAATTCGCCTGAAAGCCTCATTGGAAAAAGCAGATTTAGAAAAACTCAACTTTACCGACAAGCCCTCCGTTACTCGCGCCGGTATAGACTGCAATTTCAAAGGCCTTACCTTAGACAACCTCACGGGTGATATCAGGCTCGACAGTTTCTACTTTGCCTACGACAAAAAGGACATTCTTTTTGATACGCTCAACTTCCACTCGGAACGCAATGGCGCAATGCGCACTTTCTACATCCGCTCCGACCTGATAGACCTCGAGTCGGAGGGTAATTTTAGACCCTCGACCACCATTGATGACCTGAGCAAACTGATAGATGAATACATGCTCTACATCGGCAACGACCGCGAGGTAATAGAAAAATATTACAGCGAAAAACTGGCAAAGAAACTCAAAGCCCGCAAGCCGATTGTTGAAACGCCTTATGCGGTAGATTACCTGATTCGCGTTAAAAATCTGAGCCCGTTTATACAAATTTTCGTACCTGATTTTTACATTGCCCGCAACACAGAACTGAAAGGTCAATTTCGCAGCGGCGAAACCAAAGATTTTGATGTTTTGCTTTCTACCGACACCTTGCGCTACGGCAGCTACTTTTTAAAGAAAATAGCCGCAGCCTACCAAACGGTAAAAGTTGCGGACGCTAACCAAATCAACGCCAAGCTGAACATACAGGCCGCCTACCTTAACCAAACGGCCGAGCGCGGACAAACAGATACACTGTTGCAAAATTTGTGGACAGATGCCGAATGGCTGCGCGACAAAATAGCCTATACGCTATCGGCAAAGGCTGCCCATTCCGATGACCACGGCGCTATCAGCGGCGATTTCCGCTTCCTTCCCGAAAAACGCTACATGGCAGCGTTTCACCCGTCTTTTGCCATACTCAGCAACCGCAAATGGGAAAATACCGACACGGCAACCGTTACCATTCAGGGGCGCGAAATAGCCGTTAAGGATTTTTACTTTTCTGACGGCCAGCGCTTTATCAGCGTAAAAGGTGGCATTTCGGAAGACCCGGAAACTACTCTGGAAGTAGAAATCAGGCGCATAGGCATAGAACTGCTCAGCAACTTTGTCGGCAAAAAAATAGAGGGCGAAGCCGATGGCAAAGTGTTTTTGAAAGACCTCTACCATCAAATTCAGGCCAACGGATTTGTATTTGCGCACAACGTTAAAATGGAAGGATTCCTCTTGGGCGAAATCCGCAACTTTGTAAAGTGGAATCAGGAGGCACAATCGCTTGCCATGGAATCGCGGATACTGCGCGACAGCCGCGAAGTTTTGTTGCTCAACGGCACCTACAAGCAGTCCGACAATGAACTGGACTTGAATATTGACCTGAAACAAACCGAAATCAACGTATTGGAATCATTCCTTTCGGAAATTGCCTCCCAATTTGGCGGCAGAGCAGAAGGCAAACTACGCGTGTACGGGCAGGCAGATGCACCACAGATTTCGGGAGAGGTATTTGTTACGGGCGGCCGATTTAAGGTTAATTACCTGAACACTACCTATTTTTTTGATGACAGAATCCTGTTTGATGACGACCGCATTGCCGTAAAGCGACTGCGCCTGCGCGATGACGAACAAAACGTAGCATTTGTAGACGGCGGTGTTTACCACTACGGCTTTACGAATTTTATCATAGACGTAACAAGCGATTTTCGTCGCTTTAAAGTATTGGACACCCAACAGACCGAAGATGCGCTATACTACGGAACAGCCATCGGAACGGGCAGAATGGAAATTTTCGGGCCGCCCGAAAACCTGAAAATTACCGTAAATGCAACCAGTGAACGGGGAACGCGCATTTTTATGCCCTTAGACGGCTATGCAAGCGCCGAGGAAAAAAACTTCATCCGCTTTGTATCGCTAAAACCCGACACGGCAACACAAGATACCGTAGTGGCCGAACTGCAAACCCAACGCGCGCTGGATTTGTCCAAATTGGTAATTACCCTCAATTTGGACATTACCCCCGATGCCTACATGGAAATTATCCTTGACCGCAAAGCAGGCGACATTATACGCGGCAATGCACGAGGCAAGTTGAAGATGGACTTAGATACCAAAGGTGACTTCACCATGTTTGGCGACGTGGAAATTGTGAAGGGGTCTTACACATTCACTTTCCAAAACCTGTTCAATAAGTCTTTTGACATCAATCAGGGCAGCAGTATTGCATGGAACGGCGACCCGTTTAAGGGTAAAATGAACATCACTGCTTCCTACGACCAAAAAGTAGCGCTTGCTCCCATTCTATCGGGTGCACAGTTAGACAGTGCCACGCTGAACCGCCCCGAGCTGAAACGTCGCTATCCCGTGCGGGTAGATTTGTTCCTGACAGGCGAATTGCTGAAACCCCTCATCAAATACGATGTCGTATTTTTTGACTATCCGCGCACTATCGTTGCCGGTGGCGTTCCTATTTCATTAGAAACCTATATCGCCGCATTTAAGGCAAGGCTGGCAGGCGATGAGCAGGAACTCCAAAAGCAGGTATTCAGCCTGTTAATGTTGCGGAAACTATTGCCCGAAAATGCCTTTGAAGGCATTGGGCAGTCGGCGGGCAACAGCCTCAGCGAACTGATTACCAACCAACTAAGCGCGTGGATGTCGCAAGTAGATGACAACTTGGAGGTGGACATAGACCTCAACGGATTTGATGCCAATGCACTGAATACCATGCAATTGCGATTATCGTACAGCTTCCTGAACGGTCGGATGCGCATCACCCGCGACGGCAGTTTTACCAACGTGCAAAATCAGGCCAACATCAGCAGCATCGCCGGCGACTGGACGGTAGAATACCTGCTCACACAAGACGGCAGGGTGCGCATGAAAATGTATCGCCGCAATATTTCCAATACGTTCAATGCTGCACTGCTGGGTGCAAACGCCACCACAGGCGCAAGCATGATGTACACCCGAAGTTTCAACCACGTATCGGAACTTTTTGGAAAGAAACGTCGTAAATCCAAACAGAAAGATAAATCTGTTATCCCTTACCGCGACAGCCGGATATACATTCCGACAGATGAGGAGGAGATTCAGTAA
- a CDS encoding J domain-containing protein: MFDRIFKIIRANIGDALSQEPQMDSLERELYRQYQEQMRKAAAEPAYEQTPPPPAYSAEELGYYQALEVQPGATFEQIKAAYKLMVKKYHPDRFPNEPDKQKTAIQITQRINIAYSYFEKKFGK, encoded by the coding sequence ATGTTTGACCGCATTTTTAAAATCATTCGCGCCAATATAGGAGATGCCCTGTCGCAAGAGCCGCAGATGGACTCGCTGGAGCGCGAACTGTACAGACAATACCAAGAACAAATGCGGAAAGCGGCCGCCGAACCTGCTTATGAGCAAACCCCTCCGCCACCTGCCTACTCTGCCGAAGAATTGGGCTACTATCAGGCGCTGGAAGTACAACCCGGGGCTACTTTTGAGCAAATTAAGGCTGCCTACAAACTAATGGTAAAAAAATATCACCCCGACCGCTTCCCTAACGAACCGGACAAACAAAAAACTGCCATACAAATCACACAACGCATTAATATTGCATACAGCTACTTCGAGAAAAAATTTGGCAAATGA